A window of Ananas comosus cultivar F153 linkage group 4, ASM154086v1, whole genome shotgun sequence contains these coding sequences:
- the LOC109709047 gene encoding sucrose nonfermenting 4-like protein isoform X2, producing the protein MDLSHDTSGMVLIPTRFVWPYGGRRVFLTGSFTRWSEHIPMSPVEGCPTVFQVICSLTPGIHQYKYFVDGDWRHDERQPHVTGSYGVVNTLLLTQSADHLPAISNPESPGNRMNMDVDSENFQRVVKILDGPLHETHLSIPEAEAAFFFQRISTFLSEHTAYELLPDSGKVIALDVNLPVKQAFHILYEQGIPVAPLWDSRMGQFVGVLSPLDFILILEELGNHGSNLTEEELETHTISAWKEAKQHLLRQMNPHTQASSRNLIHAGPYDTLKEVALKILQNEVATLPIIHSSSPDGSFPQLLHLATLSGILKRICRYFRHSYNSLPILQQPICNIRLGTWVPQIGESSRRPLAMLKPNASLRSALSLLVQARVSSIPIVDENDSLLDTYSRSDITALAKDRAYAHFHIDQMAIQQALQLGQDANSPYGFFNGQRCQMCLRTDPLRKVMERLATPGVRRVIVVEAGSKRVEGIISLSDVFRFLLGSAQASPTNA; encoded by the exons ATGGATCTTTCTCACGATACAAGTGGCATGGTACTGATTCCAACACGGTTTGTGTGGCCTTATGGGGGGAGAAGGGTCTTTCTCACTGGCTCCTTCACTAG GTGGAGTGAACACATACCAATGTCCCCGGTAGAGGGTTGCCCTACTGTATTTCAGGTTATCTGTAGCTTGACACCCGGCATTCACCAG TACAAGTACTTTGTTGATGGAGACTGGAGGCATGATGAGCGGCAGCCTCATGTGACAGGAAGTTATGGGGTTGTGAACACTTTGCTTCTTACCCAGAGCGCTGATCATTTACCTGCAATTTCAAACCCCGAGTCCCCTGGAAACAGAATGAATATGGATGTAGATAGTGAAAATTTTCAACGAGTG GTCAAAATATTAGATGGTCCACTACATGAGACACATCTTAGCATTCCAGAGGCTGAGGCAGCATTCTTCTTTCAACGAATTTCAACATTCTTGTCAGAGCATACTGCTTATGAGTTGCTTCCGGATTCTGGGAAG GTGATTGCTCTCGATGTCAATTTGCCTGTAAAGCAAGCATTTCATATTTTGTATGAGCAG GGAATCCCTGTTGCTCCTTTATGGGACTCAAGAATGGGCCAATTTGTTGGAGTGCTCAGTCCTCTGGATTTTATACTCATTTTGGAAGAG CTTGGTAATCATGGCTCAAATCTGACAGAGGAAGAGCTTGAGACCCATACGATATCTGCTTGGAAAGAGGCAAAACAGCATCTTCTTAGGCAAATGAATCCACACACACAGGCATCCAGCAGGAATCTGATTCAC GCTGGTCCATATGATACACTGAAAGAAGTGGCGTTGAAGATTCTGCAAAATGAGGTCGCCACACTTCCAATCATTCATTCATCATCACCTGATGGGTCCTTTCCTCAGTTACTGCATCTTGCAACCTTATCAGGAATACTGAAAC GTATTTGCCGGTACTTTAGACACTCTTATAATTCATTGCCTATTCTTCAACAACCAATATGTAACATTCGTTTGGGTACATGGGTCCCACAAATTGGAGAGTCAAGCAGAAGGCCATTGGCAATGTTGAAACCAAATGCATCACTACGCTCTGCCTTGTCTCTGTTAGTACAAG CTCGGGTTAGTTCAATACCCATAGTTGATGAAAATGACTCTTTGCTGGATACGTATTCCAGAAG CGACATCACTGCTTTGGCCAAAGACAGAGCTTATGCGCATTTTCACATTGACCAAATGGCTATTCAGCAG GCTTTGCAACTTGGACAAGATGCAAATTCTCCTTACGGGTTCTTCAATGGGCAACGATGTCAAATGTGTCTTCGAACTGATCCACTGCGCAAAGTAATGGAGAGACTGGCGACTCCTG GTGTCCGCCGCGTAATCGTCGTGGAAGCCGGGAGCAAGCGCGTCGAGGGGATTATTTCACTCAGCGATGTTTTCAGATTCTTGCTTGGATCGGCTCAAGCATCCCCAACCAATGCTTAG
- the LOC109709047 gene encoding sucrose nonfermenting 4-like protein isoform X1, whose protein sequence is MDLSHDTSGMVLIPTRFVWPYGGRRVFLTGSFTRWSEHIPMSPVEGCPTVFQVICSLTPGIHQYKYFVDGDWRHDERQPHVTGSYGVVNTLLLTQSADHLPAISNPESPGNRMNMDVDSENFQRVQVKILDGPLHETHLSIPEAEAAFFFQRISTFLSEHTAYELLPDSGKVIALDVNLPVKQAFHILYEQGIPVAPLWDSRMGQFVGVLSPLDFILILEELGNHGSNLTEEELETHTISAWKEAKQHLLRQMNPHTQASSRNLIHAGPYDTLKEVALKILQNEVATLPIIHSSSPDGSFPQLLHLATLSGILKRICRYFRHSYNSLPILQQPICNIRLGTWVPQIGESSRRPLAMLKPNASLRSALSLLVQARVSSIPIVDENDSLLDTYSRSDITALAKDRAYAHFHIDQMAIQQALQLGQDANSPYGFFNGQRCQMCLRTDPLRKVMERLATPGVRRVIVVEAGSKRVEGIISLSDVFRFLLGSAQASPTNA, encoded by the exons ATGGATCTTTCTCACGATACAAGTGGCATGGTACTGATTCCAACACGGTTTGTGTGGCCTTATGGGGGGAGAAGGGTCTTTCTCACTGGCTCCTTCACTAG GTGGAGTGAACACATACCAATGTCCCCGGTAGAGGGTTGCCCTACTGTATTTCAGGTTATCTGTAGCTTGACACCCGGCATTCACCAG TACAAGTACTTTGTTGATGGAGACTGGAGGCATGATGAGCGGCAGCCTCATGTGACAGGAAGTTATGGGGTTGTGAACACTTTGCTTCTTACCCAGAGCGCTGATCATTTACCTGCAATTTCAAACCCCGAGTCCCCTGGAAACAGAATGAATATGGATGTAGATAGTGAAAATTTTCAACGAGTG CAGGTCAAAATATTAGATGGTCCACTACATGAGACACATCTTAGCATTCCAGAGGCTGAGGCAGCATTCTTCTTTCAACGAATTTCAACATTCTTGTCAGAGCATACTGCTTATGAGTTGCTTCCGGATTCTGGGAAG GTGATTGCTCTCGATGTCAATTTGCCTGTAAAGCAAGCATTTCATATTTTGTATGAGCAG GGAATCCCTGTTGCTCCTTTATGGGACTCAAGAATGGGCCAATTTGTTGGAGTGCTCAGTCCTCTGGATTTTATACTCATTTTGGAAGAG CTTGGTAATCATGGCTCAAATCTGACAGAGGAAGAGCTTGAGACCCATACGATATCTGCTTGGAAAGAGGCAAAACAGCATCTTCTTAGGCAAATGAATCCACACACACAGGCATCCAGCAGGAATCTGATTCAC GCTGGTCCATATGATACACTGAAAGAAGTGGCGTTGAAGATTCTGCAAAATGAGGTCGCCACACTTCCAATCATTCATTCATCATCACCTGATGGGTCCTTTCCTCAGTTACTGCATCTTGCAACCTTATCAGGAATACTGAAAC GTATTTGCCGGTACTTTAGACACTCTTATAATTCATTGCCTATTCTTCAACAACCAATATGTAACATTCGTTTGGGTACATGGGTCCCACAAATTGGAGAGTCAAGCAGAAGGCCATTGGCAATGTTGAAACCAAATGCATCACTACGCTCTGCCTTGTCTCTGTTAGTACAAG CTCGGGTTAGTTCAATACCCATAGTTGATGAAAATGACTCTTTGCTGGATACGTATTCCAGAAG CGACATCACTGCTTTGGCCAAAGACAGAGCTTATGCGCATTTTCACATTGACCAAATGGCTATTCAGCAG GCTTTGCAACTTGGACAAGATGCAAATTCTCCTTACGGGTTCTTCAATGGGCAACGATGTCAAATGTGTCTTCGAACTGATCCACTGCGCAAAGTAATGGAGAGACTGGCGACTCCTG GTGTCCGCCGCGTAATCGTCGTGGAAGCCGGGAGCAAGCGCGTCGAGGGGATTATTTCACTCAGCGATGTTTTCAGATTCTTGCTTGGATCGGCTCAAGCATCCCCAACCAATGCTTAG